A stretch of DNA from Thermococcus sp. Bubb.Bath:
TATCATCCTAGCCCCCCTTGCCCTGGCCTCCTCGATGTTGCTTATCATTTTATCGAATACTTTCCCGGTCGGATTTATTGCTACAACCGGGACGCCGTCCTCCAGAAGGGCAAGCGGGCCATGTTTGAGCTCTCCCGCGCTGAGGCCCTCCGCATGGATGTAGCTTATCTCCTTGAGTTTGAGGGCCCCTTCGAGGGCCGTTGGAACCCCTATTCCCCTTCCGATGTAGAAGAAGTCCCTCCTGTCCTTCAGGGACTCGGCGAGCTCCCTCAGGGGCTCATCGTGCTTTAGAGCAAGTTCAACCATCTCCGGAACCTTCGCAAGCTGGCCTTCGAGTTTCTCCAGATAGCCTTCGTCAGCCGTTTTGAGAACTTTTGCAAGCTCTATCGCGAGCATCGTGAGGACTGTGAGCTGGGTCGTGTATGTCTTCGTTGCCGCGACGCCGATTTCAGGACCGGCGTGGGTGTAGAGTGTCAGGTCGGCTATTCTCGTGGCCATGCTGCCAACAACGTTGACGATGGCGAGAACTTTGGCGCCCCTGCTCTTCGCCAGTTTTATGGCAGCCAGCGTGTCGGCAGTCTCCCCGCTCTGGGTAATCGCTATTATGAGGGTTCTGTCGTCCACGAGGTCTCCGAACTCGTATCTAAACTCGCTCGCCTCCTCCACTATCGGTATCTTTCTCGCTAGGCGCTGGAGAAGGTACTTTCCGGCGAGGGCCGCGTGATACGAGGTTCCCATCGCGACGAAGATCACCCTGTCGTAGCTTGCTATCTCCTCCGCAACGCTTCGTATGGCCTCCCTATTTCCGTGAATAGCGTCCTTGATGGCCCTCGGTTGTTCGTAAATCTCCTTCAGCATGAAGTGGGGATAGCCGGCCTTTTTGGCCATATCGAGAGTCCAGCTTATCTCATGGACGGGTTTTTCGACGACTTCGCCGGTGTCGAGCCTCTTTACAACGTATGAGTCTTTGGTCAAGATTGCATATTCACCATCGTCGAGGAAAACTACCCTATTTGTGTACTCCAGAAAAGCGGGAACATCGCTCGCCGCGAAGGTCTCCCCATTCCCAATTCCGAGTACAAGGGGGCTCTCTTTTCTGACGACGTACAACCTATCCGGTTCATCCGCGTAGATTATCACCAGGGCAAAGGAACCCTTGAGCCTTCTGAGGGCTTTTCTCAGGGCTTCCTCAAAGTTCTCAGAAGACTTGAGCTCCTCCTCGATTAGGTGGGCTATGACCTCCGTGTCAGTATCGCTTTTGAAGGTGTGACCCTTTCCAATGAGCTCCTCCTTGAGCTCGGAGAAGTTCTCTATGATGCCGTTGTGGGCGAGAACAATCCTTCCCGTGCAGTCCGTCTGGGGGTGGGCATTGATGTCGTTTGGAACGCCGTGGGTGGCCCAGCGGGTGTGGCCGACGCCCCTGTTGCCCTTCATCTCCAGGAAACCGAGCTTCTTGGTGAGCTCGTCTATCCTGCCGGCGCCCTTTCTGATTTCCAGCTTTTCCCCATCGCCCGTAACGATTCCGGCTGAATCATACCCTCTGTATTCCAGCCGTTTGAGGCCCTTTACGATAACGTCGCACGCTTTTCTGTCACCGATGTATCCTATTATTCCACACAACCCTACCACCTTGCCACGCTTTTACGCCTGGGATACCTAAACTCCCTCCGTTAAAAGAGTTTCTACGACCGGTGCCTCCACAACAGTGGGGCGAGTGCTAAGGCCACGATGAGTGCCGGTCCACATATCCCTCCACCACCCTTCTTTGATGTGCTCGTTGGAGAGTTCCCCGTTTCGGTTGTTGTGGGCGTGGATGTAGTGGAGTGCGTTGTTTGAGAGACTGACTCCCCCGTGCTCGTCGTTGCGGTGGTTGTGGTTGAGCTCGTCTTTGTTCCTGTTTGCTGCAGCTTGGCCTTAATCTCGATGCTTCCATTTTTAGGGAGGTACACTTCGGTGGAGTACTCTATGTAGCCCCCCTTAGTAACCCTGATCGAGTACTTCCCCGGTGTGAGGGTTAGGTTGAGGGGTGTGATTCCCATTAGCGTCCCATTTATGTAGACAGCCGCACCCTCCGGAGTCGAGTCTATGAGGAGCTTCCCCTTCTGCTCTGGCTTCTTGGAGAGCTTTATCGTGAGCACGTTCTCCCAGCCGGGCACAACGTTTATGGTGCTCACGTAGTCAAAGTAGCCGCTCCTCTTTACCACGAGTTCGTGCTCCCCCGGGCACAGAGAGAGGTGCACCTTGCTAAACGCAGGGCTTGTATAGTTCCCGTCGACGTATACGCTTCCGGGATAGCCCTCTGAGACAGGGGGGGATATTTTGAGGATAACCGGAACGGTTAAGCAAACGTTCTTGGGCAGGGGGTTCAGGGGCTTGGCTTTTATGGGTGTAAACTCGGTGGAGAGCGTGGTATTGGAAACTTCGACCTTGTTAGTCGGCTTAAATACTGCCGGTTCGTTTGGTTTTCCTCCATCGATGACAGCTCCGTTCAGCGGGAGGCTCATGAGGATGCCATCGCTTCCCCTGAAACTGTTGAACTTCACTGTGGTTCCCGCGACGAGGAGCTTCCCGTAATCACCGCTGACGCTGGACGGAATTCCCTGGCTGTAAAGGGCACTCCTGGACACCTCGCCGCTGGCGTCAGTTTCAAAAACCCACGTTTCCGCCGCTGTGGAGTTGTACGAGGATGCGACAATGAAAATGCCGCCGTTTGATGAGGCCACGCCAACGGCTTCGTCGTTGTTGGGGGTCGAGTAGACGTTGACCCACTTTAGATTTCCGCTGGGGTCTGTTTGCATCACCCAAACGTTCCCGTCAATGGTCGAACCGCTCACGATGAGCCCGTTTTCGTCTTCATCAATCCCGCTAACGTCCCCGAAAAGAACTCCTTTGTATACCTTTGCCCATGAGACCAAGCCGTTGCTCCTCAGCTTCGTTAAGATTAGGTCGCTTTCCCTTACGTATGCGAGCAGAATTTCTCCGTCGGGACGGACTTTCGCCGCGTGAAAAATCCCAGTGGCTCCACAGTTCAGCTTCTTTGACCAGATAACGTTGCCGTAGGGGTTTAGTTTAAGTATGATTATCTCCTGAATGTTCGGACTGAAGCCCGTTACTACGATGTTTCCATTGTCGTCTTCTCCTAAACTCCGCAGCATGCTCATGTCCCCTACGTCGTACTGGTATGACCACTGGACTGTACCATTTTCGTCGAGCTTCATTACGAAGAGCTCTCTGGTGTCACTCTCCTCTATGGTTCCCCCTGCGATTATACTCCCATCCTTGCCTACCGCGAGGGCGCTTATCTTTCCCCTGTACACAGTTCTGTTGAACTTGTAAACCCTAGACCAGATGATGTTTCCATATCTATCCACCCTCACCAGCCATGGAAGAGGGATTCCCAGGTAAGAGCTCTGGCCCCCAAGGATTATGTCCCCGTTTGGGGCCACTGCAACCGCGGAAAAGGAGTCCGCTTTCTCGGTGCCGTATACGTGGACTCCGTACTCCGATACGACCAGGCCGCTGGCCCAGGGTTCCCCGATTATCATCCCCGCAAGAACAATGAGTGCAACGGCTTTGATCAACCTCATCTTTCCACCCGGCGAATCTGCGTGCCATAGAACTTAAGTGTTGCGCCGAAAGTTTTAAATACTAAAAGTTATTAAATTAATGTCGAGAACAGGGCAAGCAGGGGAGGTGATGAGCATGGCGGAGATGATTATTCCGTATCCACAGCTCCAGAAGATCCTTGAGAGGACCTGCGAGCTCGCGGTAATCAAGCCCCGCGCCGAGGAAATGATGGAGATCGTTGAGAAGGAGCTCGCTGACCTCTTTGAAGTCGCCTACGAGAACGCGAAGGCTGAGAACTCTGACACGATAAAACTCCGTCACATCCCGATAACCAAGGGCTTCAGGAGCTCCATGAACCTCTTCAGGGCGGTTATAGAGGATGAAAACGTCCAGATGGAACCGATCAGGAAGTACCTTCTCAAGGAGATACCCGGGGACAAGCCGCTTGAGGAGGACGTTGTAAACGAGCTTCCCATCATAGCGGGAACTCTCTTCGTGCTCGTTGGAAGGGTCATCAAGGCCCTCCACCCGGAGATAAAGAACGTCTATCCCGAACACATCGAGGAAGCCGGGAAGGTGCTGGATTACACGCTGTGAGGGGATTTCAATATATTTCAGCTCCTTTCAATTCTTCAGAGAGATCTTTTTTTCCCTCTTCGCTATTCTCTCGACTGAAAATCCGAGGATAACAGTAATGGTTCCAATGAGGATTGAACTCCCTTCTATGTAAAGTCTCTTTGCAAGAATTGAAGTGGCAATAACGGGATATATCATAACCAAAACAGTAACCACTAGAAACCTCGTCTTTACCCGCGGGATTTTGCCCTTCTTTTCTATTTCCCCCACGGATTTTTCTATTGCACGGATGAAGAGGAGCTCAAAGAGGACGATAAAGACAAGAAGCCCAAAGGCCATCGCCGAACTTCTTTCGAGGTATGACACCGCGAGCGCAGTAGCAACTGCTAAGGCCACAAAGGTTAAGGCGAGGTTTCCCAACAGTTTTGTAGTCTTTTCGGGCTTTTTGGGCGTTGTCCTGTTAACGAGCGACGTCCAGATGGAGAGGAGCATCAAGGAGAGCAGTGCCAGGAGGAGAAGGCTCTGGGTGGGTGAGAGCGTGAAGAACACCGAGAAGTAGCTTATTATGTAGGAGTAGCCCAAGGCAAGACCCGCTCCAAGTATGGTGCCTTCGTCGTTCTTTCTCTTTCTCATAAGCCATATAAGCAAAGCTCCAACCAGCGTTATTATTGTCCACATAAAATATACGGAGAGCATGAGGAGAATGCTCGGCCAGTCTGGGGTTATCCTGCCCGTTCCCCCAACGTTTATTGAAAACCAGAGCGGAAGCCCTTTTGGGGCAGTGCGGTTTACCTCCCAGTCAATATTGGTTCTCCAGCGGAAGAACCCCAGCCTAACAATCCGGAGTGCATCGATAGGCCTTATTCCTCTCCTCTCAAAGTGCACCCGTATCTTTACGGGTTCTCCTGGGGCTATCCAGCCCCGGGGATACTCTATTTCCTCCGGTGTAACCGATATAATTCCTTCCACATTGTTCCAGTATCCTGGGCTAGCTATGTTGAACACATGAAACTTGTCTTTTATGCTTGTATTCGCAGGGTTTGGAAACTCAATAATGCAGGTTCCCTCCAAGACTGTCTGGAGTCCACCAATATCACTCCATCCTCCTTTAATGGTGAAATTCCCACAAACGGCTGTGGTGTTTATTCTGTAGTCCATTCTATGGTTGGCACTAACCGGGTGGTAGAACAGGACTCCGGAGATGATGAGCAAAGCTGGGAGCAACAACATCCCGCGCTTCATTCACATCCGCAGAAAAATCATCAAGGGCTTTAAAAGTTTATCTATGGCTGTTAATTACGAAAAACTTTTAAGTTAGGTAAACACTGCTCTCTTGGGATTGATTGTGAGGCGGCTACTATTACTTGTCATCATTGGGATGTTCACGCTGCTCCCTTTAGCATCGGCACTCAGCATCAGCTGTCCGTCGAGCGTTCCCTACGGCCAGGATTTGGAATGTAAAATTAATGATGGGAACGACACCTACCAAATCACGGTGTTTGTAGACGGGGAACACCTTTACTCCCAGGAGTGGGTTCCGAGGATCAATCCCCTTTTCCCAATCCCCTTGGATTACACGCTCTCCCACCGGAGAGAGGCCCTCGGTCCGGCCGTGAGTGCCATGCCTGACTGGGTGGTGGCTTCAAAGCCCATCAATCTGTCCATCACGCTAGTGAACTCTGAATCCAAGGAGAAGCACGTCTTTAATCAGCTCGTTACCGTTAATATTCCGTCGAAAAAGATTCTGTGGGACGTAATCTGGGGGTTCCTTGCTCTTCTGCTCCTCTTATTTGACGGGTTCACCGGATATAACTCCGGAAGGGAGCTTGTGTCATCCATTGCAGCCTCCCTTCTTATGTTTGGAGGATTTCAGGTTATCCAGCTTGCAGTCCTCGTAGTTTACCTTGGTCTCTCCGCCGGCTGGAATGGGAGCTTTGGTGAAAGCGCACGGGAGTTCGCCACGAACCTGGTCGTGACCGGGAATTTAATTTCCCTCCTTCTTCTCGAAACGGCCTTTGCGCTTGGTTTGGTATTCAACAAGTACCCGAAGATCTCTTTCTACACAGGGATTGCATGGACCGCTGGAATCCCCCTGGCGGTGTACTTCTACTTTACTGACGAGTTCATTTGGGCATCTTTCCTCTCGTTCCTGCTCTTAATCCCTGTTTTGATAGCTATATGGTACTATTCGGAGTTCCCCTATTCAAAATGCAGAAAAGCCCTGCACCGCTTTGAGAATGCCTTTTTGCCAGTTAATTCCGCTCTGCTTGTGTTATTCTACGTTCTATATGTCTCAAAAACTCCCGCTGTAATCCAGCTGATCTTCTTGGCCACTGTGGGGCTTTTTGCGTACTCCAGTAAAAAGGCCTTTGAAAAGGTCGAGGAGGCTAAGAAACGGTTTGATGAGGACATAGCCAGGATTGGGGGCAGAATCGGGCCTGCTGGATCTGGTTCTACAGTGGGGGTGGAAGTTTGAAGAGAACAACGGTAGCAGGAATTGTAGTGGTGTTCCTCTGGCTGACCATGATGGTTCCCCATGTTAACGCTCTGTCTGTTGAGTGTCCCTCAACAGCCAACCTGAGCGAGACGACCTGCAACGTGACAGGGAATCCGGGTGAGAAGTTTGGAATATACCTCAGCTCTGTTAACGGCTTTGCTCTCGAACCCGGCGAAGTAACTCTCTGGGTCAATTCAAGCGGGGATGTGAGATTCGCGTGGTTCAGAGATTTCAGATGGTTTCACCAGCCGGCAGAAGTTCGATTTGAGCCGTATGATGCGCTTCAAATGATAGTTCATGAGTTTGATGGACCCTTCTCAGGTGACATTACCTGGATGTTCCTGGGGAAAGAGAACAGGTTTACTTTCACGGTTGTCTATCCGGATGGTAGAAGTGAGAATTTCACGGCAGAAGTCCTTTTAGCCGGAAAGCCAAACTGGAATGGAATTCTAAGCGATTACCTAGGCCTTACGGCCTTTGTGTTCATTATGCTGTCTTTTGTGACTTTTTTGCTTGTAATGGCAATATTCCTCATTGCCAGGTTTCTTGGAGCATCTTCCCTGTCCCCTCGGAAGGGGTTGTACTTTAGCGCTGGTACGGTGTTGATGTTCATTTTGATCTTTTCCAGCGATTTCCTCTCTGCGGTTATCTTCTACTCCATAGGAACGCCTGAGCGCGCTTATGGCGACATGATCCTCGGCTGGGGACTGGCCTTTATTCTCGCGATGATTCTCCTCTACTCCTCTGGAGTGCATTCATGGGTGTTTGAGAGCAACTGGCGGAAGAAGACCCTGAAAGAGCTCAAACGCATAGATATTTCCTTCTGCTCTGGAATGGACTGGTTCCCGTGGGTTCTCCTCACGATGGGACCCTCCGGGATAAACGTGAATTATTGGATATGGCTTATGGTGAGCCTTATTTTCTTGTTCGGTTTTCTGACAGACAGGATATTAAACCTTCTTACACCCCTTGGTGTTCTGGGGGTTAACTTTGCCCTTTCGCTGGTTCTCTATCTACTGATACACCCCGATGTCGGCTTCATAGCTGTTCTCTGGCTGGGAGTCCTTGGCATTTATCTCTCCCAGAGGAGGTGCATTCGAAAGTTCAACGCCGAAAAGGAGAAATGGGTGAGAGAGGCTGAAAGAAGACTCAAAAGGTTAGAAGGACTTAGCTCTTCAACCACCTCTCCATCCACCCGGCTATAAGCTCAAGCCTCTTAACCCTGTGCTTCGGCTTTCCACCTCTGCTGAGGTCGTGGTTCTCTCCTGGGAAGAGGGCGAGCTCGACGGTTTTGCCGAGGTTCCTCAAAGCTGTGAAGAACTGCAGTCCCCCCGCCAGCCAGCAGCGGTAGTCCTCCATGCTGTGGATTATGAGGAGCGGCGTCTCAACGTTGGGCGCGTATTTCAGCGGGCTCTTTTCCCAGTAACCATTTGTGTTGCTCCACGGGTCGCCGCCAACCTGGTCGGGCGCGAAGAAGTAGCCGATGTCTGTCGTTCCAAAGAAGCTCGTCCAGTTCGATATCGAGCGCTGGGTCACCGCGGCCTTGAAGCGGTTCGTGTGCCCGACTATCCAGTTAGTCATGAAGCCGCCGTAGGAGCCGCCGGTCACTCCTATTCTCTCCGGGTCTATGAAGTCGAAGCGCTTCACCGCCTCATCGACGACTTCCATTATGTCCTGGTAATCTCTCTCCCCGTAGTGCTCCCTTATGTCCGCAAATTCTTCCCCGTAGCCGTCGCTCCCGCGCGGGTTGGAGAAGATGACGACGAAGCCTTTAGCCGTTAGAACGTGGAACTCGTGCATGAAGGAGTAGCCGTAGGCGGTCTTTGGTCCGCCGTGGATCTCGAGGACCGCTGGATACTTCTTGCCTGGCTTGAAGTCCACGGGCTTCATAACCCACGCATCCAGCTCAACGCCGTCGCTGGCCTTGACCTTGAAGTGCTCCGGCTTTGAGAGCCTGTACTCATTAATCCAGCCGTTGAAGTCAGTAACTTTCTTCTCCTTCCCGTCGCGGAGGACGTAGAGCTCAAGCGGTGTAACCGCGTCCTGGGCCGTGAAGGCTATGTAATCACCTATCGCAAAGCTCTCGACGCTCCTGTCTCCAGCTATAACGCGCTCTATCTTGCCGTTGAGGTTAACGCGGAATAGGTTAGCCCTCGGGCCGTCCGTGGCGACATAGTAGATCCACCCATCCTTAAAGACGAGCTCTGCTCTCTGAGAGCCCCTAACATCGCTGTTGAGGGAGTTATAGGCCGCTCTGTCAAGGTCTTTCGTCAGCTTTCTCATCTCACCGATGGCGGGATTGTAGTGGTAGATGTGGGTGTTCGTCGGAATCCCGCGCTCGCGCGTGCTGGCCTTGAGGATGAACGTCCCATCGTCCAGCGGTATGAAGTCGGAGATGTCCCACTTGCCCGGCGTGAGCTTCTTGGTTTTCCTACCTTCGAGGACGTAGAGGTCGCTCACCATCGGCTTCCTCTCGCGATTCTCCTGGGCTATGAAGTATAGCTTGCCCTTGTGGAAGCGGATCTGGCCAACGTCGAGGTTCTTCGGAGTGAGGCGCTTCTTCTTCCCGCTCTCGACATCAACGAGGTAAACGGCGCTTCTCTTTCCATAAACAAAGCCGACGCCGTTGAACCAGAAGGGGAGCTCCTTGATGATGTGGACGTCGTCCTTAGGCTTCTTCTCGACGTCTATCGGAGTAACGACCGCTATGCCCTTTCCCTCCTCTGTGAAGCGGATGTTCTGAATCCCGTACTTGAACTTCGCTAGCAGTCTCGCCTCTCCGCCGTCCGTTGGGATGACGTAGAGTTCAGCCTCTTTGCTCTCCTTATCGCGCTTGGATGTGAAGGCTACGAGCTTTCCGTCAGGTGAGAAGCGCGGGCTGGCGTCCTTCTTTCCTGCGGTGAAGGGCTTAACCTTCCTGCCGTCGTAGAGGTACAGTTTGGAAAAGTAGTCGTCCTTCTCGACGCTTATCTCCGTCACCTGGAAAACGAGCTTTCTCCCCAAGGCGTCTATGTTCCCCACAAGCTTGAACTTTCCGAGGTCCTTCTCGGTCAGACCTTTCGCCATTTAGAATCACCGAATAAAGTTGGGCTTTTTCGTATAAAAGCTTAGCGTTTCGATAGGTATCGATAACAACCATCTCCCAACCTTTTTAAATTCCCCCTCTCCCTTTTTACCCGGGAGGTGAGCCGATGACTGTGAAGGTCCGTTTTGAGAGCGATGTGAGGGAATACACCAAAGGCGAGAAGGTGAAGGATGGGGTTCTCAGGCTTACCGAGACCGCCCTGGCCCAGGCCCTTGAGAAGTTCCACAGGAGAATGATAGTTATCGAAGGGGACACCGAGAGGAAGGCGGAGCTGGCGGGTATACTTGCCGGGGCCTCTGCGAGGGTTATCGAGAACATTCTGGATGAGCTCGTTAAAAAGCGCCTCAGGGAGGAGGGTGAGAATAAGATCGAGGTTCTCTACGCTACCGACGCCCTCGGCGAGGAGACTTTTGGTAGAAAGCGCTACGAGGCCTTTAGGAAGCACTTTGACGTGCTCGCGGGCTCCAACTCAGAGGTTACGGCGATTACCTTCAAACACACCCGAGAAGTGCTCGGGAAGACCTACGACCTCCTCGTTCTCGATATGAGCTACGACTACTCTCCAAACGACCTCGGCAGGATTATAGAGACCGTCCGCGGTGGCGGGCTGATATTCATCCTGGCCCATCCCTTCAATAAGTGGAAGGACATGTGGACGGGGTTCCACAAGAGCCTCGTCACACCACCCTATACGATAGAGGACGTTAAAAAGCGCTTTAACCGGAGGCTCATACGAAAGTTCACGGAACATGATGGAATATACATCATAACGGAGACGGGGAAGGTTAGGAAGGGGCCGAAGAGGGCCAAGAGTCAGGCGAGGATAAGGGGAAGGAAAGGCGTTCCCATTCCCCAGGAAACGCTTTTCCCCAAAGAGCTCTACGAGATGGCTCTGACCGAGGGTCAGATGGGGATAATAAAGGCGTTCGAGGAGCTGGTAGGGAAGGAGGGCATGCTCGTCCTAACAGCCGACAGAGGCAGGGGTAAGAGCGTCTCCGTGGGGATAGCCGCGGTTGGTCTGGCCAAGACGATGGGTGGGGGAACGGAGGTTGTGGTAACTGCCCCCGAACCGGAGAACGTCCAGTCGCTC
This window harbors:
- the glmS gene encoding glutamine--fructose-6-phosphate transaminase (isomerizing), with translation MCGIIGYIGDRKACDVIVKGLKRLEYRGYDSAGIVTGDGEKLEIRKGAGRIDELTKKLGFLEMKGNRGVGHTRWATHGVPNDINAHPQTDCTGRIVLAHNGIIENFSELKEELIGKGHTFKSDTDTEVIAHLIEEELKSSENFEEALRKALRRLKGSFALVIIYADEPDRLYVVRKESPLVLGIGNGETFAASDVPAFLEYTNRVVFLDDGEYAILTKDSYVVKRLDTGEVVEKPVHEISWTLDMAKKAGYPHFMLKEIYEQPRAIKDAIHGNREAIRSVAEEIASYDRVIFVAMGTSYHAALAGKYLLQRLARKIPIVEEASEFRYEFGDLVDDRTLIIAITQSGETADTLAAIKLAKSRGAKVLAIVNVVGSMATRIADLTLYTHAGPEIGVAATKTYTTQLTVLTMLAIELAKVLKTADEGYLEKLEGQLAKVPEMVELALKHDEPLRELAESLKDRRDFFYIGRGIGVPTALEGALKLKEISYIHAEGLSAGELKHGPLALLEDGVPVVAINPTGKVFDKMISNIEEARARGARMISLSDREDMAKVSDVFIEMPEVDELLSPIVYVVPLQLLAYHLAVMRGNDPDKPRNLAKSVTVE
- a CDS encoding PEGA domain-containing protein encodes the protein MRLIKAVALIVLAGMIIGEPWASGLVVSEYGVHVYGTEKADSFSAVAVAPNGDIILGGQSSYLGIPLPWLVRVDRYGNIIWSRVYKFNRTVYRGKISALAVGKDGSIIAGGTIEESDTRELFVMKLDENGTVQWSYQYDVGDMSMLRSLGEDDNGNIVVTGFSPNIQEIIILKLNPYGNVIWSKKLNCGATGIFHAAKVRPDGEILLAYVRESDLILTKLRSNGLVSWAKVYKGVLFGDVSGIDEDENGLIVSGSTIDGNVWVMQTDPSGNLKWVNVYSTPNNDEAVGVASSNGGIFIVASSYNSTAAETWVFETDASGEVSRSALYSQGIPSSVSGDYGKLLVAGTTVKFNSFRGSDGILMSLPLNGAVIDGGKPNEPAVFKPTNKVEVSNTTLSTEFTPIKAKPLNPLPKNVCLTVPVILKISPPVSEGYPGSVYVDGNYTSPAFSKVHLSLCPGEHELVVKRSGYFDYVSTINVVPGWENVLTIKLSKKPEQKGKLLIDSTPEGAAVYINGTLMGITPLNLTLTPGKYSIRVTKGGYIEYSTEVYLPKNGSIEIKAKLQQTGTKTSSTTTTATTSTGESVSQTTHSTTSTPTTTETGNSPTSTSKKGGGGICGPALIVALALAPLLWRHRS
- a CDS encoding S9 family peptidase, with translation MAKGLTEKDLGKFKLVGNIDALGRKLVFQVTEISVEKDDYFSKLYLYDGRKVKPFTAGKKDASPRFSPDGKLVAFTSKRDKESKEAELYVIPTDGGEARLLAKFKYGIQNIRFTEEGKGIAVVTPIDVEKKPKDDVHIIKELPFWFNGVGFVYGKRSAVYLVDVESGKKKRLTPKNLDVGQIRFHKGKLYFIAQENRERKPMVSDLYVLEGRKTKKLTPGKWDISDFIPLDDGTFILKASTRERGIPTNTHIYHYNPAIGEMRKLTKDLDRAAYNSLNSDVRGSQRAELVFKDGWIYYVATDGPRANLFRVNLNGKIERVIAGDRSVESFAIGDYIAFTAQDAVTPLELYVLRDGKEKKVTDFNGWINEYRLSKPEHFKVKASDGVELDAWVMKPVDFKPGKKYPAVLEIHGGPKTAYGYSFMHEFHVLTAKGFVVIFSNPRGSDGYGEEFADIREHYGERDYQDIMEVVDEAVKRFDFIDPERIGVTGGSYGGFMTNWIVGHTNRFKAAVTQRSISNWTSFFGTTDIGYFFAPDQVGGDPWSNTNGYWEKSPLKYAPNVETPLLIIHSMEDYRCWLAGGLQFFTALRNLGKTVELALFPGENHDLSRGGKPKHRVKRLELIAGWMERWLKS
- a CDS encoding DUF1931 family protein, which produces MAEMIIPYPQLQKILERTCELAVIKPRAEEMMEIVEKELADLFEVAYENAKAENSDTIKLRHIPITKGFRSSMNLFRAVIEDENVQMEPIRKYLLKEIPGDKPLEEDVVNELPIIAGTLFVLVGRVIKALHPEIKNVYPEHIEEAGKVLDYTL